From one Rhineura floridana isolate rRhiFlo1 chromosome 4, rRhiFlo1.hap2, whole genome shotgun sequence genomic stretch:
- the MANEA gene encoding glycoprotein endo-alpha-1,2-mannosidase isoform X1, producing the protein MARFRRRTCVILVLFILFICSIMMALKTLRPERAGFGDPFGLGLLPDFQQRTTHLKNKFNVQNEAQVDSFTHTKNVHPLTMNIKNPTVSVGKPEEELPSPNYNLHVFYYCWFGTPQFDGKYIHWNHPLLTHWDPKIASGYPKGRHTPPEDIGSSFYPELGAYSSKDPSVIQDHMKQMSSASIGVLALSWYPPGMADENGEPADDLVPVILDIAQKYKLKVTFHIEPYKDRDDRSMYRNVKYIIDKYGAHPAFYRHKVSTGRTLPMFYVYDSYITIPEMWANLLTVSGSHSIRNTPYDGLFIALLVEEKHKHEIHRSGFDGIYTYFATNGFSYGSSHHNWPSLKAFCDTKNLMFIPSVGPGYVDTSIRPWNSHNTRNRVNGKYYETAFSAALLVRPEIISVTSFNEWHEGTQIEKAIPKRTGKTIYLDYQPHKPNIYLELTRKWSEKYSKEKEQWLI; encoded by the exons ATGGCAAGATTTCGCAGGAGAACGTGCGTCATTCTAgtgctttttattttgtttatttgctcCATAATGATGGCTTTGAAAACACTGAGACCTGAAAGAGCTGGGTTTGGTGATCCATTTGGCCTTGGCCTTTTACCAGATTTTCAACAGCGGActacacatttaaaaaataagttcAATGTGCAGAACGAAGCTCAAGTAGATAGTTTCACGCACACAAAAAATGTGCACCCTTTGACAATGAATATAAAAAACCCTACAGTTTCAGTAGGGAAACCAGAAGAAGAGCTCCCTTCTCCAAACTACAACTTGCATGTGTTTTACTACTGCTGGTTTGGGACTCCACAATTTGATGGAAAATATATTCACTGGAACCATCCATTGTTGACACATTGGGATCCCAAAATTGCAAGCGGTTATCCAAAAGGAAGACACACCCCTCCAGAGGATATTGGATCCAGCTTCTATCCTGAACTTGGGGCTTACAGCTCCAAAGACCCTTCTGTAATACAAGATCACATGAAGCAGATGAGCTCAGCTTCTATTG GTGTATTGGCTCTTTCTTGGTACCCACCTGGTATGGCTGATGAAAATGGAGAGCCTGCTGATGACCTGGTGCCAGTGATTTTGGACATTGCACAGAAGTACAAATTAAAG gtcACTTTCCATATTGAGCCATACAAAGATAGAGATGATCGCAGTATGTACCGCAATGTCAAGTATATCATAGACAA ATATGGAGCCCATCCAGCCTTTTACAGGCATAAAGTCAGTACAGGTAGAACCCTTCCCATGTTTTACGTTTATGATTCTTACATAACAATCCCTGAAATGTGGGCAAATCTGCTTACTGTCTCAGGATCCCACAGCATACGCAATACACCTTACGATGGCTTATTCATTGCCCTTCTTGTGGAAGAAAAGCATAAGCATGAAATCCATAGAAGCGGCTTTGATGGAATTTATACATATTTTGCCACCAATGGCTTTTCCTATGGCTCAAGCCATCATAATTGGCCAAGTCTAAAAGCCTTTTGTGACACAAAAAACTTAATGTTTATTCCAAGTGTGGGCCCAGGCTATGTGGATACCAGCATTCGCCCATGGAACAGCCACAACACACGGAACCGTGTCAATGGCAAATACTACGAGACTGCATTCAGCGCTGCACTTCTGGTACGACCTGAAATAATTTCTGTCACTTCTTTCAATGAATGGCATGAAGGAACTCAGATTGAAAAAGCCATTCCAAAGAGGACCGGAAAGACAATTTACCTGGACTATCAACCACATAAACCAAATATTTATCTGGAGCTCACTCGTAAGTGGTCTGAAAAATACAGCAAAGAAAAAGAGCAGTGGCTTATCTGA
- the MANEA gene encoding glycoprotein endo-alpha-1,2-mannosidase isoform X2, which produces MADENGEPADDLVPVILDIAQKYKLKVTFHIEPYKDRDDRSMYRNVKYIIDKYGAHPAFYRHKVSTGRTLPMFYVYDSYITIPEMWANLLTVSGSHSIRNTPYDGLFIALLVEEKHKHEIHRSGFDGIYTYFATNGFSYGSSHHNWPSLKAFCDTKNLMFIPSVGPGYVDTSIRPWNSHNTRNRVNGKYYETAFSAALLVRPEIISVTSFNEWHEGTQIEKAIPKRTGKTIYLDYQPHKPNIYLELTRKWSEKYSKEKEQWLI; this is translated from the exons ATGGCTGATGAAAATGGAGAGCCTGCTGATGACCTGGTGCCAGTGATTTTGGACATTGCACAGAAGTACAAATTAAAG gtcACTTTCCATATTGAGCCATACAAAGATAGAGATGATCGCAGTATGTACCGCAATGTCAAGTATATCATAGACAA ATATGGAGCCCATCCAGCCTTTTACAGGCATAAAGTCAGTACAGGTAGAACCCTTCCCATGTTTTACGTTTATGATTCTTACATAACAATCCCTGAAATGTGGGCAAATCTGCTTACTGTCTCAGGATCCCACAGCATACGCAATACACCTTACGATGGCTTATTCATTGCCCTTCTTGTGGAAGAAAAGCATAAGCATGAAATCCATAGAAGCGGCTTTGATGGAATTTATACATATTTTGCCACCAATGGCTTTTCCTATGGCTCAAGCCATCATAATTGGCCAAGTCTAAAAGCCTTTTGTGACACAAAAAACTTAATGTTTATTCCAAGTGTGGGCCCAGGCTATGTGGATACCAGCATTCGCCCATGGAACAGCCACAACACACGGAACCGTGTCAATGGCAAATACTACGAGACTGCATTCAGCGCTGCACTTCTGGTACGACCTGAAATAATTTCTGTCACTTCTTTCAATGAATGGCATGAAGGAACTCAGATTGAAAAAGCCATTCCAAAGAGGACCGGAAAGACAATTTACCTGGACTATCAACCACATAAACCAAATATTTATCTGGAGCTCACTCGTAAGTGGTCTGAAAAATACAGCAAAGAAAAAGAGCAGTGGCTTATCTGA